From Pigmentibacter ruber, a single genomic window includes:
- a CDS encoding DOPA 4,5-dioxygenase family protein — protein MADNQQTNENTGGFVYLKDFLDPNFKIEEYLKNEEIDRKIRLKEEILNFHAHVYYTLESKETAKLLYQEIAERFRIQLGMMYDFAAGPHTYPQFEVAFTTNEFSNLIPWLMLNRKGLSILIHTNTVYPRDDHLKTCFWLGKQLPLKGEKLPEHLSVVGMKEPPQIHPNTVPTILSH, from the coding sequence ATGGCTGATAATCAACAAACAAATGAAAATACTGGTGGATTTGTATACCTAAAAGACTTTTTAGATCCAAATTTTAAGATAGAAGAATATTTAAAAAATGAAGAAATAGACAGAAAAATTCGTTTGAAGGAAGAAATCTTAAATTTTCATGCACATGTTTATTATACATTAGAAAGCAAGGAAACTGCTAAATTACTTTATCAAGAAATCGCCGAAAGATTTAGAATCCAATTAGGAATGATGTACGATTTTGCAGCAGGCCCGCACACATATCCGCAATTTGAAGTTGCATTCACAACAAATGAGTTTTCTAATTTGATTCCATGGCTTATGCTTAATAGAAAGGGACTTAGCATTTTAATTCATACTAATACCGTTTATCCGCGTGATGATCATTTAAAAACTTGTTTTTGGTTAGGCAAACAACTACCTCTAAAAGGCGAAAAACTCCCAGAACATTTAAGCGTAGTTGGAATGAAAGAACCACCTCAAATCCACCCCAATACTGTTCCCACAATTTTATCACATTAG
- a CDS encoding alpha/beta hydrolase — protein MHTIEKWIAERLNQTNYSKFEGSGRRHFSQNSLQDVSISYFDVPLSSGPGTAFLSIPKGYESIQNSLVILMHGLGDDCSYPLLHWIKFLNAAGLSVLSFDWDGHGIDGSSVLDFQQATRSLPLLIERLYGTESGMGLSAKRQGPACFLMGHSMGASYTLIAATRNDVARNIDGIIAVSPALSINTYSSAAGELWNYLYPSAWLKDFVNKFSYYGLDGLFPAVGSFKRKSFPIRVKTAISYAEQARYFVSETFEKRRILRDIRTPVLWLHGMKDKIAPYPNVASLMMEIPSGFFVHNDEKRGHLRMAFSDQIPKYCASFIKQCSDLKINK, from the coding sequence ATGCATACAATTGAAAAGTGGATCGCAGAACGCTTGAATCAAACAAATTATTCCAAGTTTGAAGGAAGTGGAAGAAGGCACTTTTCCCAAAATAGTCTTCAAGATGTCTCTATCAGTTATTTTGATGTCCCCCTCTCATCAGGACCAGGTACTGCTTTTTTATCCATCCCTAAAGGGTATGAAAGCATCCAAAATTCATTAGTTATTTTAATGCACGGTTTAGGAGATGATTGTTCTTACCCTCTTTTACATTGGATAAAATTTTTAAATGCAGCTGGTCTTTCTGTATTATCGTTTGATTGGGATGGACATGGCATTGATGGTTCATCTGTTCTAGACTTCCAGCAAGCAACTAGAAGCTTACCTCTTCTCATTGAACGTCTCTACGGAACAGAATCGGGGATGGGCTTAAGTGCAAAACGTCAAGGTCCTGCATGCTTTTTAATGGGACATTCTATGGGTGCCTCTTATACCTTAATAGCAGCAACACGGAACGATGTTGCAAGAAATATTGATGGCATTATTGCAGTTTCCCCTGCTTTAAGTATCAATACTTACTCAAGTGCTGCAGGTGAATTGTGGAATTACTTATATCCAAGCGCTTGGCTGAAAGACTTTGTAAATAAATTTTCATATTACGGTCTCGACGGTTTATTTCCTGCAGTAGGATCATTTAAGCGAAAATCTTTTCCAATCCGTGTAAAAACTGCGATTAGCTATGCAGAGCAGGCTCGTTATTTTGTTTCTGAAACTTTTGAAAAGAGACGAATTTTAAGAGATATCAGAACTCCTGTATTATGGCTGCATGGGATGAAGGATAAAATAGCTCCTTATCCTAACGTTGCATCTCTCATGATGGAAATTCCTTCTGGTTTTTTTGTTCATAATGATGAAAAAAGAGGCCATTTAAGAATGGCTTTTTCAGATCAAATACCAAAATATTGTGCTTCATTTATTAAACAATGCAGCGATTTAAAGATTAATAAATAA
- a CDS encoding Mur ligase family protein, producing the protein MTNNAKHIAIIHPAGKNRLSDEKRNQRIEKFRNLGYLVTEILPQQNSLDGVTAAPILERACLLGYGLTMRKFDILFAARGGMGCTELIPYLENLLPPVISDKVLVGFSDISFLGVYLALRFPNFKYIHGQNAYSPNLFSGPMLDQKALFDLLNNKPDLYTFPVEIIFNQNKGIKSEIIGKCIPLNLSLAESITALQYLNFPDDNIIFLEECNEHLYRILRKFDSLINSNYLSKTKAIVIGNFSDCLDPSDKPLSRELLLNLLAKKTNLPIIDFPLFGHEEFRFPLLMKSNIIVKKSQSKYTINFTNKISDEKKIATTFPVNLFVSNKELLKEDIKIHMTGIGGTGMAQVAGLFKAANYKVTGSDTPIYPPMDKVIADLDIKPDVGFLAENIKKNNPDVVILANVVSRLSASLKKNDELEELLQQTIPLLSFPSALRKYFLAESTNIIISGTHGKTTTSSLVTHLLTQLGKKPSFLIGGRPANFSSGFSFQSKDLFVLEGDEYDSAFFDKGPKFLHYEPKICLINNIEFDHADIYANVEAIEAEFLRLAKLTKERNGIVIANFDDIRAKRVALASGAFVIGFGTQKEEKNPYFWQLKSYKTVSNGIEVECKQPNGKLLKFKSSIFGQHNALNSVAAVAILTAYQILEIEKKTGVKRSIKYIENKTYLAKIAKAMTSFKGVKRRFELLREKNNITVFDDFAHHPTAIVTTLEAFRSYMKSVGKKGRLIACFDPRNATMRRRVLQEQLAKSFYHADEILLGKVPQDLRMNKEEVLDGPAVAEACGRNAKYFDDNEKLLLSLKQEVRPGDTIVFMSSGSFDGIPARFAKEL; encoded by the coding sequence ATGACTAACAATGCTAAACATATTGCAATTATTCATCCAGCTGGGAAAAATAGATTATCAGATGAAAAAAGAAATCAACGTATAGAAAAATTTAGAAATTTAGGCTATTTGGTAACTGAAATATTACCACAGCAAAATTCTTTAGATGGTGTAACTGCCGCACCTATATTAGAAAGAGCTTGTTTATTGGGCTATGGTTTAACAATGCGAAAGTTTGATATTTTATTTGCAGCTAGGGGTGGTATGGGCTGTACAGAACTCATTCCATATTTAGAAAATCTTCTTCCACCAGTTATTTCAGATAAAGTTTTAGTTGGATTTTCAGATATTTCTTTTTTAGGAGTTTATTTGGCTCTTAGATTCCCGAATTTTAAATATATTCATGGGCAAAATGCATATAGTCCAAATTTATTTTCAGGACCAATGCTTGATCAAAAAGCTTTATTTGACTTATTAAATAATAAACCAGATTTGTATACTTTTCCTGTAGAAATTATTTTTAATCAAAATAAAGGTATTAAATCAGAAATAATAGGAAAATGCATTCCATTAAATCTTAGTTTGGCTGAAAGTATAACAGCGCTTCAATATTTAAATTTTCCTGATGATAATATAATTTTCTTAGAAGAATGTAACGAACATTTATATAGAATTTTAAGAAAATTTGATTCTTTAATTAATTCAAACTATTTGTCTAAAACAAAAGCAATTGTTATTGGGAATTTTTCTGATTGTTTAGATCCAAGTGATAAGCCATTAAGTCGAGAACTATTATTAAATTTATTAGCTAAAAAAACTAATCTTCCAATAATTGATTTTCCTTTATTTGGACATGAGGAATTTAGATTTCCATTACTTATGAAAAGTAACATTATAGTAAAAAAATCTCAAAGCAAATATACTATTAACTTTACAAATAAAATTTCAGATGAGAAAAAAATAGCTACAACTTTTCCAGTAAATTTATTTGTAAGCAATAAAGAATTACTTAAGGAAGATATTAAAATTCATATGACTGGAATTGGTGGAACGGGAATGGCGCAAGTTGCTGGCTTATTTAAAGCTGCAAACTATAAAGTTACTGGAAGTGATACACCAATTTATCCTCCTATGGATAAAGTAATTGCTGATCTTGACATAAAACCAGATGTTGGATTTTTAGCCGAGAATATAAAAAAGAATAATCCTGATGTTGTTATTTTGGCAAATGTTGTAAGTAGACTCAGTGCCAGTTTGAAAAAAAATGATGAATTAGAGGAATTATTACAGCAAACAATTCCATTACTTAGTTTTCCTTCAGCCTTGAGAAAATATTTTTTAGCTGAAAGTACAAATATTATTATAAGTGGAACACATGGAAAAACAACAACAAGTAGTTTAGTAACGCATTTATTAACTCAATTAGGAAAGAAGCCATCTTTTTTAATTGGAGGTCGTCCAGCAAATTTTTCATCTGGCTTTTCATTCCAATCAAAAGATTTATTTGTGTTAGAAGGCGATGAATATGATTCTGCTTTTTTTGATAAAGGCCCTAAATTTCTTCACTATGAACCAAAAATTTGTCTAATAAATAATATAGAATTTGATCATGCTGATATCTACGCAAATGTAGAGGCAATTGAAGCGGAATTCTTGCGACTAGCTAAGTTAACAAAAGAGAGAAATGGAATTGTTATTGCAAATTTTGATGACATAAGAGCAAAAAGAGTAGCCCTTGCTTCTGGTGCTTTTGTGATAGGTTTTGGCACACAAAAAGAAGAAAAAAATCCCTATTTTTGGCAATTGAAGTCTTATAAAACTGTTTCTAATGGTATTGAAGTTGAATGTAAACAACCAAATGGAAAATTACTTAAATTCAAGTCAAGTATTTTTGGCCAGCATAATGCATTAAATTCAGTTGCTGCTGTAGCTATACTTACTGCATATCAAATTTTAGAAATTGAAAAGAAAACTGGAGTAAAAAGATCAATAAAATATATAGAAAATAAAACATATTTAGCAAAAATTGCAAAAGCTATGACTTCCTTTAAAGGAGTTAAAAGAAGATTTGAGCTTTTAAGGGAAAAAAATAATATCACAGTTTTTGATGATTTTGCTCACCATCCAACAGCTATTGTTACCACTTTAGAAGCATTTCGTAGTTATATGAAAAGTGTTGGTAAAAAAGGGAGATTAATTGCATGTTTTGATCCAAGGAATGCAACTATGCGAAGAAGAGTTCTTCAAGAACAGCTAGCAAAAAGTTTTTATCACGCAGATGAAATTTTGTTGGGTAAAGTACCGCAAGACTTACGCATGAATAAAGAAGAAGTACTAGATGGACCAGCTGTGGCTGAAGCTTGTGGACGAAATGCAAAATATTTTGACGACAATGAAAAATTACTTCTCAGTTTGAAACAAGAAGTTCGTCCTGGTGATACAATTGTATTCATGTCAAGTGGTTCATTTGATGGAATTCCGGCACGATTTGCAAAGGAGCTATAA
- a CDS encoding ATP-binding protein: MNKDLNHNNILFSMPAVFCVLDLNLKIVFSSHLFNAIFEFHQKDQLKFSEFLYSHSSSQDKLKLNLLEEKINFVLKNKIPTHYSIKLKLENEALVNNKLTKVDFKLAIIPVFFEEKISNILIYFENRTHKNHNFNLFENIYSLGARYQSQLQEKIFRSQKFENIGKLLLGIVHDLNNMFTIININCDIILNSSQIISPVIKKQTEQIKKTSKHSAVLMQQILNYSKKSANKFQPINVNYLIDDLEKMLLRILPENVILIKDLDPHLSSALVEPIHVEQIILNLVINAKDAIKGNGEIKISTFNKEINQQVSHQNFLLKKGQYVVLSIKDNGKGIEKDIIDKIFEPFFTTKEDKGTGIGLATVFNIMRECSGAIFVDSVVDQGSTFTLYFPASHLEAINFPTVKQIETSKLKGNENILVVEDNGDLRKVIVQSLELYGYNVQSVSNGLDAFHLMQQNKIQYDLIILDILLPLLNGVKLKDILINEGFKGKILFLTGYNDLHSFELGEIQENIDYLDKPFILNDLLTKIRFILGSH, from the coding sequence TTGAATAAAGATTTAAATCATAATAATATTTTATTTTCTATGCCTGCAGTTTTTTGTGTATTAGATTTAAATCTAAAAATAGTATTTTCCAGTCACTTATTTAATGCTATTTTTGAATTTCATCAAAAAGATCAACTTAAATTTTCTGAATTTTTATATTCCCATTCTTCATCTCAAGATAAATTAAAGTTGAATCTTCTGGAAGAAAAAATTAACTTTGTCTTGAAAAATAAAATTCCCACGCATTATTCTATTAAGCTTAAACTAGAAAATGAAGCACTAGTTAATAACAAGTTGACTAAAGTTGATTTTAAATTAGCAATAATCCCTGTCTTTTTTGAGGAAAAAATATCTAATATTTTAATTTATTTTGAAAATAGAACGCATAAAAACCATAATTTTAATTTATTTGAAAATATTTACTCATTAGGTGCTCGTTATCAAAGTCAATTACAAGAAAAAATATTTCGTTCACAAAAATTTGAGAATATAGGGAAATTATTATTGGGTATAGTTCATGATTTAAATAATATGTTTACTATTATAAATATAAATTGTGACATTATTTTGAATTCATCACAAATTATTTCTCCAGTGATAAAAAAACAGACAGAGCAGATAAAAAAAACTTCTAAACACTCTGCTGTTTTAATGCAGCAAATATTAAATTACTCAAAGAAATCTGCTAATAAATTTCAGCCAATTAATGTAAATTATTTAATTGATGATTTAGAAAAGATGTTATTAAGAATTTTACCAGAAAATGTAATTTTAATTAAAGATTTAGACCCGCATCTTTCTAGTGCTTTAGTTGAACCTATACATGTTGAACAAATTATTCTTAATTTGGTAATTAATGCTAAAGATGCAATTAAAGGTAATGGTGAAATAAAAATAAGTACATTTAATAAAGAAATAAATCAACAAGTAAGTCATCAAAATTTTCTGCTAAAAAAAGGACAGTATGTAGTCCTTTCAATTAAAGATAATGGAAAAGGAATTGAAAAAGATATTATTGATAAAATATTTGAACCCTTTTTTACTACAAAGGAAGACAAAGGAACTGGAATAGGTCTTGCTACTGTATTCAATATTATGCGTGAATGTAGTGGAGCAATATTTGTTGATAGTGTGGTTGATCAAGGTTCAACATTTACTCTTTATTTTCCAGCATCTCATTTAGAAGCAATTAATTTTCCAACAGTTAAACAAATTGAGACTAGTAAATTAAAAGGAAATGAAAATATATTAGTAGTGGAAGATAATGGTGATTTGCGAAAAGTTATTGTTCAATCTTTAGAATTATATGGTTATAATGTACAATCTGTATCTAACGGTCTCGATGCTTTTCATCTCATGCAGCAGAATAAAATCCAGTATGATTTAATTATTTTAGATATACTCTTGCCATTACTAAATGGAGTTAAATTAAAAGATATTTTAATTAATGAAGGTTTTAAAGGTAAAATTTTGTTTTTAACTGGATATAATGATTTGCATAGCTTTGAATTAGGAGAAATACAGGAAAATATTGATTATCTTGATAAACCATTTATATTGAACGATTTACTAACTAAGATTAGATTCATATTAGGATCTCATTAG
- a CDS encoding tetratricopeptide repeat protein, with amino-acid sequence MLQRLKAVFLIFILNCFFFISCQTNKENNTSSIPNQPRAKIQAGSLPALEANPSSYLQARLLRISYNFQTNRLTQADSDEAFMLGKILEEKKNYLDAEKMYVISFSFNNNLNCGLSLVNVYLNLKKYHEALLVGDKLSVLYPNKPEIDLAIASIYQLTGNYPELVKKLEKAYKKYPNNEAIVINYVANVKQHRKNILENFLLKNPKSTNIMMALAQKYYNEKNYISSLRYARRAYKIDYDNIEIITLIAKIEQNLKNYTEAEKFFKIAFDKETENNLAAQNYINILLFQKKIQVALSILLKLEASSDEHVPFPPEFSFQIAKILIVNKDFIGAKKRLQELLGLNYNNSTIHYYLAICSEGLRLFPDAIANLDKIPTENELYRDALKAKIVIYINAKDTDSAKKSIEKFSVAETNLVQDTIFKVNMLAYFSKYNEALELLNYAIKKAPTAKELYLKKAEYLKYTESESASIAFAEQLSAKWPNYAEVLNFLGYSLAEKNVKMEYARKILHKAVSLEPQNGFYLDSLGWLYFQKNDLKNSLKYIEEALKYEPDEPVINYHHALVFLKSQQYEQALKKLEVTSKILNDMLPYQVESDPELTKIASKLGEKVQEVKRILETKKHNISRIL; translated from the coding sequence ATGTTGCAAAGATTAAAAGCTGTATTTTTAATTTTTATTTTAAATTGTTTTTTTTTCATATCTTGTCAGACAAATAAAGAAAATAATACTTCTTCCATTCCTAATCAACCAAGAGCTAAAATACAAGCGGGAAGTCTACCAGCACTAGAAGCAAATCCTTCTTCCTATCTGCAAGCAAGATTGCTCAGAATATCATATAATTTTCAAACAAATAGATTGACCCAAGCAGATTCTGACGAAGCTTTTATGTTAGGAAAAATCTTAGAAGAGAAAAAAAATTATCTTGATGCTGAAAAAATGTATGTAATTTCATTTTCTTTCAATAATAATTTAAATTGTGGTTTAAGTTTAGTTAATGTTTATTTAAATTTGAAAAAGTATCATGAAGCATTACTAGTTGGAGATAAATTATCGGTTTTGTATCCAAACAAACCAGAAATTGATCTTGCAATAGCTTCAATATATCAATTAACTGGCAATTATCCTGAATTAGTAAAAAAATTAGAAAAAGCTTATAAAAAATATCCTAATAATGAAGCTATTGTCATTAATTATGTTGCAAATGTTAAACAGCATAGGAAAAATATTTTAGAAAATTTTTTATTGAAAAATCCAAAATCAACAAATATTATGATGGCTTTAGCCCAAAAATATTATAATGAAAAAAATTATATAAGTTCTTTAAGATATGCGAGAAGAGCATATAAAATAGATTATGATAATATTGAAATAATAACTTTAATTGCAAAAATAGAACAAAATCTTAAAAATTATACAGAAGCAGAAAAATTTTTTAAAATTGCATTTGATAAAGAAACTGAAAATAATTTAGCGGCTCAAAATTATATTAATATTTTACTTTTTCAAAAGAAAATTCAAGTTGCCTTATCTATTTTATTAAAACTTGAAGCCAGTTCTGATGAGCATGTTCCATTTCCGCCTGAATTTTCATTTCAGATTGCAAAAATATTGATTGTAAATAAAGACTTTATTGGGGCAAAAAAAAGACTGCAAGAGTTGCTTGGGTTGAATTATAATAATTCTACAATTCATTATTACTTAGCTATTTGCAGTGAAGGTCTCCGTTTATTTCCAGATGCAATCGCTAATCTTGATAAAATTCCAACAGAAAATGAATTGTATCGAGATGCTCTAAAAGCAAAAATTGTTATTTATATAAATGCAAAAGATACTGATTCTGCAAAGAAAAGTATAGAGAAATTTAGTGTTGCAGAAACAAATTTAGTTCAAGACACAATATTTAAAGTTAATATGTTGGCCTATTTTTCTAAATATAATGAAGCTTTAGAATTACTAAATTATGCTATTAAAAAAGCTCCGACAGCAAAAGAATTATATTTAAAGAAAGCTGAATATTTAAAATATACTGAATCAGAGAGCGCTTCCATTGCTTTTGCTGAACAACTTTCTGCAAAGTGGCCAAATTATGCTGAAGTTCTTAATTTTTTAGGTTATTCTTTAGCAGAAAAAAATGTAAAAATGGAATATGCGAGAAAAATTTTGCACAAAGCAGTTTCTCTTGAACCTCAAAACGGATTTTATTTAGATTCCTTAGGATGGCTATATTTTCAAAAGAATGACTTGAAAAATTCTTTAAAGTATATAGAAGAAGCTTTGAAATATGAACCTGATGAGCCTGTTATCAATTATCATCATGCTTTAGTTTTTTTAAAGTCACAGCAATATGAACAGGCATTAAAAAAGTTAGAAGTGACGAGTAAAATTTTAAATGATATGCTTCCTTATCAAGTTGAATCCGATCCTGAATTGACTAAAATAGCTAGTAAGTTGGGTGAAAAAGTGCAGGAAGTGAAACGTATTTTAGAAACAAAAAAACATAATATTTCAAGGATCTTATGA
- a CDS encoding rhodanese-like domain-containing protein — MREFTLETTMKEVETQFPFARSLLHSKFHVGGCATCGYEPQETITQVAGKHKKDAELMLQALNLGLQDMQKSEITVQELAELKNRNAKILILDVREEWEYEIAHLPNSILLTEKNFSENVEKSKNVECVIVVCHHGLRSMNATLYLKDNGILNARSLQGGIEAYSIKIDNSIPRY, encoded by the coding sequence ATGCGAGAATTTACTTTAGAAACAACTATGAAAGAAGTTGAAACGCAATTTCCATTTGCAAGATCTCTCCTCCATAGTAAATTCCATGTAGGAGGTTGTGCTACTTGTGGTTATGAGCCACAGGAAACTATTACCCAAGTTGCAGGAAAACATAAAAAAGATGCAGAATTAATGCTGCAAGCACTTAATTTAGGTCTGCAAGATATGCAAAAATCTGAAATCACAGTGCAAGAATTAGCAGAATTGAAAAATAGAAATGCGAAAATATTAATCTTAGATGTTCGTGAAGAATGGGAATATGAAATAGCTCATCTACCAAATTCAATTTTATTGACTGAAAAAAACTTTTCCGAAAATGTTGAAAAGTCTAAAAATGTTGAGTGTGTTATTGTGGTGTGTCATCATGGGCTAAGATCGATGAATGCAACCTTATATTTAAAAGATAATGGCATTTTAAATGCAAGAAGTTTACAAGGCGGGATAGAAGCGTATAGTATTAAAATAGACAATTCCATACCAAGGTATTAA
- a CDS encoding AsmA family protein translates to MNTKMKWLIGILSFFVTILIILIALPFLIDFNKFKPQIQNAVAEKMNAKINFSSAKLTIFSGLGIVIKDVTIENTDEVFMGTELFKVREIKFKTELMQLFKGKFVGTIDIQNPEVNILRGSGKTNLTTLAKKDSFKKTAEEHSPQEENLPSNIGSNKNSSSFTDKVLIKSFEIRNATFNLFNVNGPKERLVAKVENTNLIISNIGSGKDTKVDFSTEVDYSENDISAKGLIVLSLNVNTELNGTEWKNSLFNGKLSFDKLDVNFRNAFVKKKSVPFNLSFAGIANPRLLTIDDFKLSLQSIDTKAKVALSLLDKSNASINFAVNSNNLAELGEILPQHKEMLINATLNLKGKIEGYLTAPETLDTSINLQSKLGDSDINLQFDTKSFKPLIGSLKVQSKNLYLSKIISPFMAKNKNKEEEKKQDKEEHESSNSSSTNESKKSESSRDEFSLSDKQKKLLSGSDFSTDITIGKLVYENFNFSNFVLNSKIKNYTATLNKFSMNLFSGNVSSNMNIDLAVYPIMYNGNLNLNNVKVEEIYKSIKTEAKSSPIEGSADIKMSFNAKGYSRAFLSKYLNAKGYFLFNDGTLNTKSLLSLAGEQFNQFIKSGPFSSLKIDNNSLKNLSLSDDKDSKKSLKNQKGEFEIRNGKLLIRNSINTEQGLLKLDADVGIDESLTGSALYIASKSVKDQLIQQSNYAKYLLNEKGEFELTLYLAGTVSKPEVTIYTEALQKRFIKNATKEVTNKLKEEIKKNPEVQKIQDDAKKLLEKNGIDPSKFGF, encoded by the coding sequence GTGAATACAAAAATGAAATGGTTGATAGGTATATTAAGTTTTTTTGTAACTATACTAATAATTTTGATTGCTCTTCCTTTTTTAATTGATTTTAACAAATTTAAGCCACAAATTCAAAATGCTGTTGCAGAAAAAATGAACGCTAAAATTAATTTTTCTTCTGCTAAATTAACTATTTTTAGTGGCCTTGGCATAGTAATTAAGGATGTAACTATAGAAAATACAGATGAAGTTTTTATGGGGACAGAATTATTTAAAGTTAGAGAAATAAAGTTTAAAACTGAATTAATGCAACTTTTTAAAGGCAAATTTGTTGGCACAATTGACATACAAAATCCTGAAGTTAATATTTTAAGAGGTTCAGGAAAAACAAATTTAACTACCCTTGCAAAAAAAGATAGCTTTAAAAAAACTGCTGAAGAGCACTCACCACAAGAAGAAAATTTACCCTCAAACATTGGAAGCAATAAAAACTCTAGTTCTTTTACAGATAAAGTATTAATTAAATCTTTTGAAATTAGAAATGCAACATTTAATTTATTTAATGTAAATGGGCCAAAAGAAAGATTAGTAGCTAAAGTAGAGAATACTAATTTAATAATTTCAAATATTGGATCAGGAAAAGATACCAAAGTGGACTTTTCTACTGAAGTTGATTATTCAGAAAACGATATCTCAGCAAAAGGTTTAATAGTTTTATCTTTAAATGTAAATACAGAGTTAAATGGAACAGAATGGAAAAATTCATTATTCAATGGAAAATTAAGTTTTGATAAACTTGATGTAAATTTTAGAAATGCTTTTGTAAAGAAAAAATCTGTTCCTTTTAATTTATCTTTTGCTGGAATAGCTAATCCAAGATTACTAACTATTGATGATTTCAAACTAAGTTTACAATCAATTGATACAAAAGCGAAAGTGGCATTAAGTTTACTTGATAAATCTAATGCAAGTATTAATTTCGCAGTAAACTCAAATAATTTAGCCGAATTAGGAGAAATTCTCCCGCAGCATAAAGAAATGCTCATAAATGCTACCTTGAATTTAAAGGGAAAAATAGAAGGTTATTTAACTGCCCCCGAAACTCTCGATACAAGTATAAATTTGCAATCAAAATTAGGTGATTCAGATATTAATCTCCAGTTTGATACTAAATCATTTAAACCACTTATTGGATCATTAAAGGTACAAAGTAAAAACTTATATTTATCAAAAATAATTAGCCCATTTATGGCAAAAAATAAGAATAAAGAAGAAGAGAAGAAACAAGATAAAGAAGAGCACGAGTCGTCAAACTCATCATCTACAAATGAAAGCAAGAAATCTGAATCAAGTAGAGACGAATTTAGTCTTTCCGATAAACAGAAGAAACTTCTTTCAGGATCCGATTTTAGTACTGACATTACAATAGGAAAACTTGTATATGAGAATTTTAACTTTTCAAATTTTGTTTTAAATTCAAAAATAAAAAATTATACTGCTACATTAAATAAATTTTCCATGAATCTATTTTCAGGGAATGTATCGAGTAATATGAATATTGATTTAGCAGTATATCCTATCATGTATAATGGAAATCTTAATTTAAATAATGTAAAAGTTGAAGAAATTTATAAATCTATAAAAACTGAAGCAAAATCTAGTCCTATAGAAGGCTCTGCTGATATTAAAATGAGTTTTAACGCGAAAGGATATTCAAGAGCTTTTCTTTCTAAATACTTAAATGCAAAAGGTTACTTTCTTTTTAATGATGGTACATTAAATACAAAAAGTTTATTATCTCTTGCAGGAGAACAATTTAATCAATTTATTAAATCAGGTCCTTTTTCGAGTCTGAAAATTGATAATAATTCGTTGAAAAATTTAAGTCTTTCAGATGATAAAGATTCGAAAAAAAGTTTAAAAAACCAAAAAGGTGAATTTGAAATTAGAAATGGAAAATTACTGATAAGAAATTCAATAAATACTGAACAAGGTTTACTAAAACTAGATGCCGATGTTGGTATTGATGAATCTTTAACCGGCTCAGCTTTATATATCGCAAGCAAATCTGTTAAAGATCAATTAATTCAACAGAGTAATTATGCGAAATATTTATTAAACGAGAAAGGGGAATTCGAACTTACTCTTTATTTAGCTGGTACAGTTTCTAAACCTGAAGTAACAATTTATACAGAAGCTCTGCAAAAGAGATTTATTAAAAATGCTACAAAAGAAGTTACAAATAAATTGAAAGAAGAAATTAAGAAAAATCCAGAAGTGCAAAAAATTCAAGACGATGCTAAAAAACTACTTGAAAAAAATGGTATAGATCCTAGCAAGTTTGGATTTTAA